GAGTTGCTGTCATCCTCCAACAGGAGGAGGTTCGCCGTGATCAGCGGGTCTAGTGTTGAAGGTGAGTTTGATCGGTTGTTCCATTTGATGGAGGAATTGAAGGAGGTGGAAAGGCGCAGTCGAGAGCTGCTGGCAGAGGTGATTCAGGAGATCCAGTCTTTGGCTGGTCGTCTCGTGGGTCCACGAGCGATCAAACCCGAGGATGTCGGAGAGGGTACGTCCGCAGATGAGAGCTCCGTGGAGGAGAGCTCTGCAGAGGAGAGTCCTGCAGAAGAGAGTCTTGCAGAAGAGGATGCGGTAGCGAGTGATGACACTCGTGACCTCCGTGATGGTGAGAAGCGCATGATCAGAGTTCTTTCACGCCATCCCAAGCTGACTCGGACCCAGCTGGCCACCCTGAGTCTCCTCAAGGCAACCAGCGGAACCTTCTCCAGCTATCTGTCCAGGTTGCGCAGTCGGGAATTGATCAGTATTGATGGTGGCTACGTATCTCTCACCGGGAGAGGCTGTCGCAGTGCAGGTGTTCGTTCGGTCAAGCCCATGCCGGAAGGGGAGGTTCGTCGTGAGTGGCTCGCTGTTCTTCGTGGTGGCGCAAGGCGCATTCTCGAAGCCTTGATCGATGTCGGTTCAGTGGGGCTGACTCGCGATGAGCTTGCTCGAGAAGCTGGCCTCAAGGCCACTAGCGGCACGTACTCCGCGTATCTCGCGAAGCTCCGCAACAATGGTCTGATCGAGGTGGTGGACGGCAAGATCCGTATTACCAAGATCCTTGGGTGGGGCACGTGAAGGCGCCACCTTCCGGAAGCTGATCAACGCTGCGGCGAGCGGATCCAGGTAGCGCTGCTGGAGCGTCCAGCGCTCGCTGGGAAGATCACCAGTGGTTGCCCGTCGAGGTCGGGCAACCGCACCTGTTCCGATGCTCACGGTGCGGCCGCCTCGTGGTCTTCCTCGGTGTGGTGCCCGGCTGCGGCCAGACCGATGGTGGCGACCGCGGCGAAGGCGTCGATGGCGGCGTGCCTGCGGCGCGGTACCCACACCACGGAAGTCCGCCAGGACAGCGGGGAATCCTCCAGCGGCCGCCAGACCAGGCCCTTGCGCGGCTCGCCCGGTGGCGGTTCGTTGAAGTGCACTCCGCGTCCGGCCAGGACGAGGCCGTGCACGAAGTGCGGGTTGCGCGCGTGCCGGATCGCTCCCGGGCGGAAACCCTCCGCGCGGCAGATCGACAGGACGTGGTCGTAGAGCATCGGCGCCATCGCCCGCGGGAAGATCACCAGCGGTTGCCCGTTGAGGTCGCGCAGCCGCACCTGCTCCGAACCGGCCAGCGGATGCTCGACCGGGAGCAGCACGCCGAGCGCGCGGCGCGCGACCGGGCCGGAATCCAGGCCCGAGATGTCGCAGGGATGCCGGACCACCGCGGCGTCCAGGACGCCTTCCCGCAGCGCCGCCAGCTGCTCGTCGGTGGTGAGCTCGTGCAGGTCGACCAGCACGTCGGGGGCCCGTTCGGCGAATTCGTGCAGCAGCGTGCGCAGGGTGACGGGCATCGTGTCCGGCGGGATGCCGACGTGCACGACGCCGTTCTCGCCGGGACGCAGCCTGCGCATCGCCTCCTGCGCCGACTCGGCGCTCTCCAGCACCCGGCGCGAGTGCTCCAGCAGCAGCGCGCCGGCTTCGGTGAGCGTGACCTGGCGGCGGTTGCGGTCGAAGAGCTGCACCCCGAGCTCCCGCTCCAGGTCGCGGATGCGCTGCGACAGCGGTGGCTGCGCCATGTGCAGCCGGGCGGCCGCGCGGCCGAAGTGCAGCTCCTCGGCCAGCACGGTGAAGTAGCGCAGGTGGCGGAGTTCCATACCGCTTTGATATCACCGCGGGAGCGGAATGGTGTTGGACGCGGTCCCGCTCCGCTTGCTTGCATTCCATGCACCGGTTCCGGAACGCCCGGCCGGTTTCGCCGGATCATCACGCTCATTCACCGAATCTGGGTCGCTTTCGCGATCTCTCGGAGGTATTCGCATGAACGCTTCAGCTGCCACCGCTTCGAGCACGGAGACCGTCCTGCTGCGGCGGGAGGCGATTCCGGGCGGCACCGTCGGCGTGGTCACCCTCAACCGGCCGGCCAAGCTGAACGCCTGGACGCACGACATGCGCACCCGGCTGGTGGAGGTCTTCGCCGAGCTCGGTGCCGACGAGGACTGCCGGGCGGTGGTGATCACCGGTGCCGGCCGGGCCTTCTGCGCAGGTCAGGACCTCTCCGAGACGGCCGCCATCGATCAGTCCGACCACGCCGCGGCGGAGGCCTGGATCGACGGTTTCGACGTGCTGTACCGGGCGGTGCGCGACATCGACAAGCCCACCATCGCCGCGATCAACGGGGTGGCCGCCGGTTCCGGTTTCCAGTTCGCGCTGCTGACCGACCTCCGGGTGGGGCACGCCGGGGTGCGCATGGGCCAGCCCGAAGTGCGTTCCGGGATTCCGAGCATCACCGGGATCTGGGCGATGTGGGACATCCTCGGCAAGGCCAAGACGATCGAGTTCACGCTCACCGCGGAACTGGTGGACGGGGTGGAGGCCCAGCGGCTCGGGCTGCTGACCCAGCTCGTCGACGAGGACGCCGTGCTCGACGGGGCGATCGCGCTCGCCGCGAAGCTCGCCGAACTCCCGCCCGGCGCGG
This portion of the Saccharopolyspora antimicrobica genome encodes:
- a CDS encoding enoyl-CoA hydratase/isomerase family protein, coding for MNASAATASSTETVLLRREAIPGGTVGVVTLNRPAKLNAWTHDMRTRLVEVFAELGADEDCRAVVITGAGRAFCAGQDLSETAAIDQSDHAAAEAWIDGFDVLYRAVRDIDKPTIAAINGVAAGSGFQFALLTDLRVGHAGVRMGQPEVRSGIPSITGIWAMWDILGKAKTIEFTLTAELVDGVEAQRLGLLTQLVDEDAVLDGAIALAAKLAELPPGAVQLTKARLREIDDAALTDAVEAAKKVHAAAYASGEPQREMDRFLSKRR
- a CDS encoding LysR substrate-binding domain-containing protein yields the protein MELRHLRYFTVLAEELHFGRAAARLHMAQPPLSQRIRDLERELGVQLFDRNRRQVTLTEAGALLLEHSRRVLESAESAQEAMRRLRPGENGVVHVGIPPDTMPVTLRTLLHEFAERAPDVLVDLHELTTDEQLAALREGVLDAAVVRHPCDISGLDSGPVARRALGVLLPVEHPLAGSEQVRLRDLNGQPLVIFPRAMAPMLYDHVLSICRAEGFRPGAIRHARNPHFVHGLVLAGRGVHFNEPPPGEPRKGLVWRPLEDSPLSWRTSVVWVPRRRHAAIDAFAAVATIGLAAAGHHTEEDHEAAAP